The Kitasatospora sp. NBC_00374 genome has a segment encoding these proteins:
- a CDS encoding helix-turn-helix domain-containing protein translates to MTSTSSFGSRLRFLRQQQGLSQAALAGDEISTGYLSRLESGARQPTERVVSYLAAQLGVDRSAFDTRPVGGSLTQALSMAATTDNDAAVEELIDVLAGAGDEDPLLRWQALWLIVKYWHRRGERTEELAALEQLCELADELGLPALQCRSRTWFARCLRSAGEASRALELAARTYREAKEAQLSAVDTGNALAALVATEAEAGRLPDARAHVQELLDLVADVPDNTRRAEALWSAATVHSRLGDDESARAYLGQATQALDSRDDLTLWARLRLAAASLSLQSRPALTAPARTYLAEAQTALSLVGTPVQEQELLTLQAHLAFAEGDRVAARGFLDRLDRDQLMLSYRDQIRLHALDSLLLIGEGHQARGLARLKQLGEDARRASNMDLAAEIWRLLAEALEHTEKPGTAA, encoded by the coding sequence ATGACATCAACGTCGTCCTTCGGGTCGCGCCTCAGGTTCCTGAGGCAGCAGCAGGGGCTTTCCCAGGCAGCTCTGGCGGGCGACGAGATCTCCACGGGGTATCTGTCCCGTCTCGAGTCCGGCGCACGCCAGCCCACCGAGCGTGTGGTCAGCTACCTGGCCGCGCAGCTCGGGGTGGACCGCTCGGCCTTCGACACCCGGCCGGTCGGTGGTTCCCTCACCCAGGCTCTGAGCATGGCGGCGACGACGGACAACGACGCGGCCGTCGAGGAGCTTATCGACGTGCTCGCGGGGGCGGGCGACGAGGACCCCCTGCTGCGCTGGCAGGCCCTGTGGCTCATCGTCAAGTACTGGCACCGGCGCGGTGAGCGCACCGAGGAGCTCGCCGCCCTGGAGCAGCTGTGCGAGCTCGCCGACGAGCTCGGGCTGCCCGCGCTCCAGTGCCGGTCCAGGACCTGGTTCGCGCGGTGCCTCAGGTCGGCGGGCGAGGCGTCCCGGGCGTTGGAGCTGGCCGCGCGCACCTACCGGGAGGCCAAGGAGGCGCAGCTGTCCGCCGTCGACACCGGGAACGCGCTGGCGGCGCTGGTCGCGACCGAGGCGGAGGCCGGCCGGCTTCCGGACGCCCGCGCGCACGTGCAGGAGCTGCTCGACCTGGTGGCGGACGTCCCGGACAACACCCGGCGTGCCGAGGCGCTGTGGTCGGCGGCCACGGTCCACTCCCGGCTCGGGGACGACGAGAGCGCACGGGCCTACCTGGGGCAGGCCACGCAGGCACTGGACAGCCGTGACGACCTCACGCTGTGGGCGCGGCTGCGGCTGGCCGCGGCCTCGCTGTCGCTGCAGTCCCGGCCCGCCCTCACCGCACCGGCCCGCACGTACCTCGCGGAGGCGCAGACGGCACTGTCGCTCGTCGGCACGCCCGTCCAGGAGCAGGAGCTGCTGACGCTGCAGGCGCACCTGGCCTTCGCCGAGGGGGACCGCGTCGCGGCCCGGGGCTTCCTCGACCGCCTGGACCGGGACCAGTTGATGCTGAGCTACCGGGACCAGATCCGGCTGCACGCCCTCGACAGCCTGCTGCTGATCGGCGAGGGCCACCAGGCCCGCGGGCTCGCCCGGCTCAAGCAGCTGGGCGAGGACGCCCGCCGGGCCTCCAACATGGATCTGGCGGCGGAGATCTGGCGGCTGCTGGCCGAGGC
- a CDS encoding molybdopterin-dependent oxidoreductase gives MEENTPPPHRRPYDLPLPTPPDALRRGPLREGTFGSALHEPRTAVVLGRWLGAALLTCFLTGLFSHLVQEGPGWLPSRPVNGYRVTQGLHVISGIAAIPLLAAKLWAVYPKLFEWPPARSVLHALERLGIAVLVAAMLLELFTGLFNTLQWYPWPFPFRQTHFWLGWLATGGLLLHVAAKAPLVAAHWRRVRPGLAQRRAFLTAVAASVGAVTLTTAGQSVPWLRVTDLFAPRRPDLGPQGLPVNRTAVQAGTATVPADWRLAVDGPRPLALSLADLARLPQYEAELPIACVEGWSASARWTGVRVRDLLELAGAPAGARVRITSLEADGPYRVTDLPAAHARDPLTLLALRVNGEVLDPDHGYPARIMAPNRPGVLQTKWVARMEVL, from the coding sequence GTGGAAGAAAACACCCCTCCCCCGCACCGCAGGCCGTACGACCTCCCGCTCCCCACCCCGCCGGACGCCCTCCGGCGCGGGCCGCTGCGCGAGGGGACGTTCGGCTCCGCGCTGCACGAGCCCCGCACGGCCGTGGTGCTCGGCAGGTGGCTCGGCGCGGCGCTGCTCACCTGCTTCCTGACGGGCCTGTTCAGCCATCTCGTCCAGGAGGGGCCAGGCTGGCTGCCGAGCCGGCCGGTGAACGGGTACCGGGTGACCCAGGGGCTGCACGTGATCAGCGGGATCGCCGCGATCCCGCTGCTGGCCGCGAAGCTCTGGGCGGTCTACCCGAAGCTGTTCGAGTGGCCGCCGGCCCGCAGCGTGCTGCACGCGCTGGAGCGCCTCGGGATCGCCGTGCTGGTGGCCGCGATGCTGCTGGAGCTGTTCACCGGCCTGTTCAACACCCTGCAGTGGTATCCGTGGCCGTTCCCGTTCCGGCAGACGCACTTCTGGCTGGGCTGGCTGGCCACCGGCGGACTGCTGCTGCACGTCGCCGCCAAGGCCCCGCTGGTCGCCGCGCACTGGCGGCGGGTCAGGCCGGGTCTCGCCCAGCGGCGGGCCTTCCTGACGGCGGTCGCCGCCTCGGTCGGCGCGGTCACCCTGACCACGGCCGGGCAGAGCGTCCCGTGGCTGCGGGTCACCGACCTGTTCGCGCCGCGCCGCCCGGACCTCGGCCCGCAGGGCCTGCCGGTGAACCGCACCGCCGTCCAGGCCGGCACCGCGACCGTACCCGCCGACTGGCGGCTGGCGGTGGACGGCCCGCGACCGCTCGCCCTCTCCCTCGCCGACCTCGCCCGACTCCCCCAGTACGAGGCCGAGTTGCCGATCGCCTGTGTCGAGGGCTGGAGCGCCTCGGCCCGCTGGACGGGTGTCCGCGTCCGTGACCTGCTGGAGCTCGCCGGCGCCCCGGCCGGCGCCCGGGTGCGGATCACCTCGCTGGAGGCCGACGGCCCGTACCGGGTGACGGACCTGCCCGCCGCGCATGCCCGCGACCCGCTCACCCTGCTCGCCCTGCGGGTCAACGGCGAGGTGCTGGACCCCGACCACGGCTACCCGGCGCGGATCATGGCTCCCAACCGGCCCGGCGTCCTGCAGACCAAGTGGGTCGCCCGGATGGAGGTGCTGTGA
- a CDS encoding ricin-type beta-trefoil lectin domain protein: MVEPWLRAPQVIGMLAAGLVATTAAVGVLAVVTTPDALTAPIAGPLLPSTWTPTASPSPTVAPSTPSPTPSATPTAAPSPSPSPTPRPSPSPTVSPDLDGVLVSAASGRCLTVSGQTRVDIRDCDADRDQQWTLTQAGEVRDRGGACLAPWNGGVQPGTPVHVWPCTRDGRQLWRTGVSGALVDVRSGLCLDVYNGRTSSGTMVQLWYCGYHQANQTWSVT; encoded by the coding sequence GTGGTCGAGCCCTGGCTGAGGGCGCCTCAGGTCATCGGCATGCTGGCCGCCGGGCTGGTGGCCACCACGGCGGCCGTCGGCGTGCTGGCCGTCGTCACCACACCGGACGCCCTGACCGCGCCGATCGCCGGGCCGCTGCTGCCCTCGACCTGGACACCCACGGCCTCGCCGTCGCCGACCGTCGCCCCGTCCACACCCTCGCCGACCCCCAGCGCCACGCCGACGGCCGCGCCGTCGCCCTCTCCCTCGCCCACCCCGAGGCCCTCGCCCTCACCCACGGTGAGCCCGGACCTCGACGGAGTGCTGGTGAGCGCGGCCTCCGGACGCTGCCTGACCGTCAGCGGCCAGACCCGGGTGGACATCCGGGACTGCGACGCCGACCGGGACCAGCAGTGGACCCTCACCCAGGCCGGCGAGGTCCGCGACCGCGGTGGCGCGTGCCTCGCGCCGTGGAACGGCGGCGTCCAACCCGGGACACCGGTGCACGTGTGGCCCTGCACCAGGGACGGCCGGCAGCTGTGGCGGACGGGCGTCAGCGGTGCCCTGGTCGACGTGAGGTCCGGCCTGTGCCTGGACGTCTACAACGGCCGCACTTCCAGCGGCACCATGGTCCAGCTGTGGTACTGCGGCTACCACCAGGCGAACCAGACCTGGAGCGTCACCTGA
- a CDS encoding ATP-binding protein, producing the protein MRATLAMVALVVTSMVAVSFLIPLGLLVRTQVETQATIVAERRAVAVLPAMVLSSQPGELALAVSGIPRGERPCVHLPEGQVVGETHAPEEMLTRAVTDRKSTAGNVPGGWAYLQPVLLDGGRVAVVEEFVPQAELTRGVTRAWTVMGLLAVCLVIASVVVADRLGSRMVGASRGLSRASTALGAGDLAVRVEPAGPSELYEAGVAFNVMADRVSQLLASERELVADLSHRLRTPLMALTVASERIGPVPGSAQLGAAVRQLESELDSIIRAAQTPLSTRVTAPEPGKAGPVAAGPSASCRVAEVAGRRVGFWSMLAEQQGRACAFAATDEPTSVPLPEDDLAAVVDALVGNVFRHTPQGTAFGVSVRRTAQSVVLVVEDAGPGIADPDGAVSRGASTGGSTGLGLDIAHSAANATRGHVRLRRSRLGGAHVEVVLGLAPDPDRGLAASWGHRRRRAAESRRLRRQS; encoded by the coding sequence GTGAGGGCCACACTCGCGATGGTCGCCCTGGTGGTCACCTCGATGGTGGCCGTGTCCTTCCTGATCCCGCTCGGCCTGCTGGTGCGCACCCAGGTGGAGACCCAGGCGACGATCGTCGCCGAGCGGCGGGCGGTGGCGGTGCTGCCGGCCATGGTCCTCTCCTCCCAGCCGGGGGAGCTGGCGCTGGCGGTGTCCGGCATACCCCGGGGCGAGCGGCCGTGCGTGCACCTGCCGGAGGGTCAGGTCGTCGGCGAGACGCACGCCCCCGAGGAGATGCTCACCCGGGCCGTGACGGACCGGAAGTCCACCGCGGGCAACGTGCCCGGCGGGTGGGCCTACCTGCAACCCGTGCTGCTGGACGGCGGCCGGGTCGCGGTGGTGGAGGAGTTCGTGCCGCAGGCCGAGCTGACCCGCGGGGTGACCAGGGCCTGGACGGTGATGGGGCTGCTGGCCGTCTGCCTGGTGATCGCCTCGGTCGTGGTGGCCGACCGCCTCGGCTCCCGGATGGTCGGGGCCTCACGCGGCCTGTCCCGGGCCTCCACCGCCCTCGGCGCCGGAGACCTGGCCGTACGGGTGGAGCCGGCCGGCCCCAGCGAACTGTACGAGGCCGGCGTGGCGTTCAACGTGATGGCGGACCGGGTGTCCCAGCTGCTGGCGAGCGAGCGGGAGTTGGTCGCCGACCTCTCGCACCGGCTGCGGACACCGCTGATGGCGCTGACCGTCGCGTCCGAGCGGATCGGGCCGGTCCCCGGTTCGGCCCAGCTGGGGGCGGCCGTCCGCCAGCTGGAGTCCGAACTCGACTCGATCATCCGCGCGGCCCAGACACCGCTGTCCACGCGGGTGACGGCGCCCGAGCCCGGGAAGGCGGGCCCGGTGGCGGCCGGGCCGTCGGCGTCCTGCCGGGTCGCCGAGGTGGCCGGCCGCCGGGTCGGCTTCTGGTCGATGCTCGCCGAGCAGCAGGGCCGGGCCTGCGCCTTCGCCGCCACCGACGAGCCGACCTCCGTCCCGCTGCCGGAGGACGACCTGGCCGCCGTCGTGGACGCCCTGGTCGGCAACGTCTTCCGGCACACCCCGCAGGGCACGGCCTTCGGGGTGAGCGTACGGCGGACCGCGCAGAGCGTCGTCCTGGTGGTCGAGGACGCGGGGCCCGGCATCGCCGACCCGGACGGCGCGGTGTCCCGGGGCGCCAGTACGGGCGGGTCGACCGGCCTCGGCCTGGACATCGCGCACAGCGCCGCGAACGCGACCAGAGGCCACGTACGGCTACGGCGCAGCCGGCTCGGCGGAGCGCACGTCGAGGTGGTCCTCGGCCTCGCCCCCGACCCGGACCGCGGCCTCGCCGCCTCCTGGGGCCACCGGCGCCGCCGCGCCGCGGAGAGCCGTCGGCTGCGCCGGCAGTCCTGA
- a CDS encoding response regulator transcription factor, with protein sequence MTSVLVVEDDPIIRTYLLDELTAHGLVVRTSPDALGALREVTQWQPDAVVLDLGLPDLDGADALRMIRGLSQVPVLVATARSDDREIIKLLNAGADDYLVKPFSAGQLVARLAAVLRRSAVQTGAAGLGGGPDGGAAAGTAPLVVGELWIDPTARAAQLAGRELALTRREFDLLEFLARNAGRVVSKRQLLAEVWRLPYVDEQTVDVHLSCLRRKLGERASTPRYLHTVRGVGVKLVSPR encoded by the coding sequence ATGACGTCCGTGCTCGTCGTCGAAGACGACCCGATCATCCGTACCTACCTGCTGGACGAACTGACCGCGCACGGGCTCGTCGTGCGTACGTCCCCCGACGCCCTCGGCGCTCTGCGGGAGGTCACGCAGTGGCAGCCGGACGCGGTGGTGCTCGACCTCGGACTGCCCGACCTGGACGGCGCCGACGCGCTGCGGATGATCCGCGGGCTGTCCCAGGTGCCGGTCCTGGTGGCGACCGCCCGCTCCGACGACCGGGAGATCATCAAGCTGCTCAACGCCGGCGCCGACGACTACCTGGTCAAGCCGTTCTCCGCCGGGCAGCTCGTCGCCCGGCTCGCGGCCGTCCTGCGCCGCAGCGCCGTGCAGACCGGGGCGGCCGGGCTCGGCGGCGGCCCCGACGGCGGTGCCGCCGCCGGCACCGCGCCGCTGGTCGTCGGCGAGCTGTGGATCGATCCGACGGCGCGCGCCGCCCAGCTCGCCGGCCGGGAACTGGCCCTGACCCGGCGCGAGTTCGACCTGCTGGAGTTCCTGGCGAGGAACGCCGGGCGGGTGGTCTCCAAACGGCAGCTGCTGGCCGAGGTGTGGCGCCTGCCGTACGTGGACGAGCAGACCGTCGACGTGCACCTGTCGTGCCTGCGCCGCAAGCTCGGTGAACGGGCGTCGACGCCCCGCTACCTGCACACCGTCAGGGGTGTCGGGGTGAAGCTGGTGTCGCCGCGGTGA
- a CDS encoding S-methyl-5'-thioadenosine phosphorylase, which translates to MADSQSEAPVRAELGVIGGSGLYALLDDVTEVTVDTPYGPPSDSLFVGEAAGRTVAFLPRHGRGHTLPPHRINYRANLWALRSLGVRQVLGPCAVGGLRPEYGPGTLVVPDQFVDRTTGRVQTYYDGLPLPDGTVPEVVHVSMADPYCPDGRRAALAAARDSGWEAVDGGTLVVIEGPRFSTRAESRWYTGNGWSVIGMTGHPEAVLARELGLCYTSLALVTDLDAGVETGEGVTHAEVLAVFGRNVDRLRTVLFAAFEGLPAARDCVCSHALDGFRPVE; encoded by the coding sequence ATGGCCGACTCGCAATCAGAAGCCCCCGTACGGGCCGAACTCGGCGTGATCGGCGGCTCCGGGCTGTACGCGCTGCTGGACGACGTCACCGAGGTCACCGTCGACACCCCGTACGGGCCGCCCAGCGACTCGCTCTTCGTCGGCGAGGCGGCCGGGCGCACCGTCGCCTTCCTCCCGCGCCACGGCCGCGGCCACACCCTGCCACCGCACCGGATCAACTACCGGGCCAACCTCTGGGCGCTGCGCTCGCTGGGCGTACGGCAGGTGCTCGGCCCGTGCGCGGTCGGCGGGCTGCGCCCCGAGTACGGGCCGGGGACGCTCGTCGTGCCGGACCAGTTCGTCGACCGGACGACCGGCCGGGTACAGACCTACTACGACGGGCTGCCGCTCCCGGACGGGACGGTGCCCGAGGTGGTGCACGTGTCGATGGCCGACCCGTACTGCCCGGACGGCCGGCGCGCGGCCCTCGCCGCCGCGCGGGACAGCGGCTGGGAGGCGGTGGACGGCGGCACCCTGGTGGTCATCGAGGGGCCGCGCTTCTCCACCCGCGCAGAGTCCCGCTGGTACACCGGGAACGGTTGGTCGGTGATCGGCATGACCGGCCACCCGGAGGCCGTCCTGGCCCGCGAACTCGGCCTCTGCTACACCTCGTTGGCCCTGGTCACCGATCTGGACGCGGGTGTCGAGACCGGGGAGGGCGTCACCCACGCCGAGGTGCTGGCGGTCTTCGGCCGCAACGTCGACCGGCTGCGGACCGTCCTGTTCGCGGCCTTCGAAGGGCTGCCGGCCGCCCGGGACTGTGTCTGCTCGCACGCCCTGGACGGGTTCCGGCCCGTCGAGTGA
- a CDS encoding alpha/beta fold hydrolase: protein MDRQAAVPRAGDHQALAWRVRPTSPSAAVLVLHGGQVAGLRAPGPVNLPGLRMRGFTCAVERATAGADVAVGTVRYRCRGWNGDRADAARDTLAALSDLAEELGPVPTVLIGHSMGGRAALRAAGHPCVTGVVALAPWCPEDEPCEHLSDRRLLMLHGDRDRVTAPADTLVFAGRARAAGAQVAGYRVEGSGHTLLRRAGDWHRAAARLTAGLLGLAELPAEVAAALALRSPLEGGLQLPLAAAGHR, encoded by the coding sequence GTGGACAGACAGGCTGCGGTACCGCGGGCCGGCGACCACCAGGCCCTGGCGTGGCGGGTGCGGCCCACGTCGCCGAGCGCCGCGGTGCTGGTGCTGCACGGCGGCCAGGTGGCCGGTCTGCGTGCGCCCGGGCCGGTCAACCTTCCGGGCCTGCGGATGCGCGGATTCACCTGCGCCGTGGAGCGGGCCACCGCGGGCGCGGACGTCGCGGTCGGGACGGTCCGCTACCGCTGCCGGGGCTGGAACGGCGACCGGGCGGACGCCGCCCGGGACACCCTGGCCGCGCTCTCCGACCTCGCGGAGGAACTCGGCCCGGTGCCGACCGTACTGATCGGCCACTCGATGGGCGGCCGGGCCGCACTGCGGGCCGCCGGCCACCCGTGCGTGACCGGCGTGGTCGCGCTGGCCCCCTGGTGCCCCGAGGACGAACCCTGCGAGCACCTGTCGGACCGGCGGCTGCTGATGCTGCACGGTGACCGGGACCGGGTGACGGCCCCCGCCGACACCCTGGTCTTCGCCGGCCGGGCCCGCGCGGCGGGCGCCCAGGTCGCGGGCTACCGGGTCGAGGGCAGCGGGCACACCCTGCTGCGCCGGGCCGGCGACTGGCACCGGGCGGCGGCCCGGCTCACCGCCGGGCTGCTGGGCCTGGCCGAACTGCCCGCGGAGGTGGCCGCCGCGCTCGCGCTGCGCTCGCCGCTGGAGGGCGGGCTCCAACTGCCGCTGGCGGCGGCCGGCCACCGCTGA